A stretch of Halomonas elongata DSM 2581 DNA encodes these proteins:
- a CDS encoding tyrosine recombinase XerC — protein MARPLDTSTPLGREADAFLEALSRTASPATVDAYRRDLAALLDFLDRHDIGDPAALDAALLRRFLGGERSRGLAPRSLARRRAALSRFAEHLMACGYLDHNPVSLVRTPRVPRDLPRPVDVDALARFLDTPHDGSPLACRDQAMLELFYSSGLRLAELAALDLDDIHARRVRVLGKGGKPRQVPVGRRADQALTDWLSLRGALAADGEPALFVGARGNRLGHRAIQQRMRQLALTRGLAEHLHPHRLRHSFASHLLESSQDLRAVQELLGHANLSTTQVYTRLDWQHLAAGYDAAHPRARRRRDSDDT, from the coding sequence ATGGCTAGGCCACTCGACACCTCGACGCCGCTCGGCCGCGAGGCGGACGCCTTTCTCGAGGCGCTTTCCCGCACCGCCAGCCCGGCCACGGTGGATGCCTATCGCCGCGACCTGGCGGCGCTGCTCGACTTTCTCGACCGCCATGACATCGGCGACCCCGCCGCTCTGGACGCCGCGCTGCTGCGCCGCTTTCTCGGCGGCGAACGTAGCCGGGGCCTGGCCCCGCGCAGCCTGGCCCGGCGCCGTGCGGCCCTGTCGCGCTTCGCCGAGCACCTGATGGCCTGCGGATACCTGGACCATAATCCGGTCTCGCTGGTCCGCACGCCGCGCGTGCCCCGCGACCTGCCCCGCCCCGTGGATGTGGATGCCCTGGCACGCTTTCTCGACACGCCCCATGACGGCTCCCCCCTGGCATGCCGCGACCAGGCCATGCTGGAACTGTTCTATTCCAGCGGCCTGCGCCTGGCCGAGCTGGCCGCGCTCGATCTCGACGACATCCACGCCCGGCGGGTCCGCGTGCTCGGCAAGGGCGGCAAGCCCCGCCAGGTGCCGGTGGGCCGACGCGCCGACCAGGCTCTCACCGACTGGCTGTCGCTGCGTGGCGCCCTGGCCGCCGACGGCGAGCCGGCCCTGTTCGTCGGCGCCCGGGGCAACCGGCTCGGCCATCGGGCGATCCAGCAGCGCATGCGACAACTGGCGCTCACCCGCGGGCTCGCCGAGCACCTGCATCCGCACCGGCTGCGCCACTCCTTCGCCAGCCATCTGCTCGAATCCAGCCAGGATCTGCGCGCCGTCCAGGAACTGCTCGGCCACGCCAACCTCTCCACCACCCAGGTCTATACGCGACTCGATTGGCAACACCTGGCGGCCGGCTACGACGCCGCCCACCCTCGAGCCCGCCGCCGACGCGACAGCGACGACACATGA
- a CDS encoding HAD family hydrolase, whose amino-acid sequence MNRHDTRLCALTFDLDDTLWDNQGVMARAEQLHYAWLDEQLAAWLAAHGEAPRHFAEAVPVTRYQAHRRHLAKQHPLRRGDFTWIRERALVELLEEFGLSRASAWLWASLTMTRFHALRLEVSPYPEAEPLLEALTRDYRLGAITNGNLAFHRLALSRHFEVIIAAGEMPAPKPDARPFLATLSRLGATPARALHVGDSWQEDILPAIRLGMRAAWIAPHAPADTPMPRGAYRLEHVRELPDLLERMERE is encoded by the coding sequence ATGAATCGACACGACACCCGGCTTTGCGCCCTGACCTTCGACCTCGACGACACTCTCTGGGACAACCAGGGCGTGATGGCCCGCGCCGAGCAGCTGCACTATGCCTGGCTCGACGAGCAACTGGCCGCCTGGCTCGCCGCCCATGGCGAGGCACCGCGCCATTTCGCCGAGGCCGTGCCGGTCACCCGCTACCAGGCCCATCGACGACACCTCGCCAAGCAGCATCCGCTACGGCGCGGCGATTTCACCTGGATACGCGAACGCGCCCTGGTCGAGCTGCTGGAGGAGTTCGGCCTGTCACGCGCCTCGGCCTGGCTGTGGGCCTCGCTCACCATGACGCGCTTCCACGCCCTGCGCCTGGAGGTCTCGCCCTATCCCGAAGCGGAGCCGTTGCTCGAAGCACTCACGCGGGATTACCGCCTGGGCGCCATCACCAACGGCAACCTGGCCTTCCATCGACTGGCGCTGTCGCGTCATTTCGAGGTAATCATCGCCGCCGGCGAGATGCCGGCGCCCAAGCCCGATGCCCGCCCCTTCCTGGCGACGCTCAGCCGCCTGGGCGCGACACCGGCGCGAGCGCTGCACGTGGGAGATTCATGGCAGGAAGACATTCTGCCGGCGATCCGGCTGGGCATGCGCGCGGCCTGGATCGCCCCACACGCCCCGGCCGACACGCCGATGCCCAGGGGCGCATATCGACTGGAGCACGTCAGGGAACTACCGGACCTGCTGGAGAGGATGGAGCGGGAGTAG
- the lysA gene encoding diaminopimelate decarboxylase, whose translation MDHFDYRDGVLHGEDVDLTSVAEAFGTPCYVYSKATLARHFRAYTEALGGHPHLICYAVKANANLAVLGLLARLGAGFDIVSVGELERVLVAGGDPAKVVFSGVAKQENEMARALEVGIKCFNVESRAELERLDAVARGLGKVASVSLRVNPDVDAGTHPYISTGLKDNKFGIPVDEAFEVYRQAAGMDNVRVAGLDCHIGSQLTELSPFLDALDRLLALLEQLRDAGIEVEHLDLGGGLGVPYQDENPPQPFDYATSLLERLSRWPGSERLTLLFEPGRSIAANAGVLLTRVEFLKPGETKNFAIVDAAMNDLIRPALYQAWQAILPVDTRQPRETDTYDVVGPVCETGDFLGKQRRLAIAAGDLLAVRSAGAYGFVMASNYNSRPRPPEVMVDGDRMHLVRRRERLEDLWAGETTLPDDAMAGGDTS comes from the coding sequence ATGGATCATTTCGACTATCGTGATGGCGTCCTGCACGGCGAGGATGTCGACCTCACCAGCGTCGCCGAGGCGTTCGGCACGCCCTGCTACGTCTATTCCAAGGCTACCCTGGCGCGCCACTTTCGCGCCTACACCGAAGCGCTGGGCGGCCATCCGCATCTGATCTGCTATGCGGTCAAGGCCAATGCCAACCTGGCCGTGCTGGGGCTTCTGGCACGCCTCGGCGCCGGCTTCGACATCGTCTCGGTGGGCGAGCTGGAGCGCGTGCTGGTTGCCGGCGGCGACCCCGCCAAGGTGGTCTTCTCCGGCGTCGCCAAGCAGGAAAACGAGATGGCCCGGGCCCTCGAGGTCGGCATCAAGTGCTTCAACGTCGAATCCCGCGCCGAGCTGGAACGCCTCGATGCCGTGGCCCGGGGGCTCGGCAAGGTGGCGTCGGTGTCGCTGCGCGTCAACCCGGATGTCGACGCCGGCACCCACCCCTACATTTCCACCGGCCTGAAGGACAACAAGTTCGGCATCCCGGTGGACGAGGCCTTCGAGGTCTACCGCCAGGCCGCCGGCATGGACAACGTGCGCGTCGCCGGGCTGGATTGCCATATCGGCTCCCAGCTCACCGAGCTCTCGCCCTTCCTCGATGCCCTGGATCGCCTGCTGGCCCTGCTCGAGCAATTGCGCGACGCCGGCATCGAGGTCGAGCATCTCGACCTGGGCGGCGGCCTGGGCGTTCCCTATCAGGACGAGAACCCGCCCCAGCCCTTCGACTACGCCACCTCGCTGCTCGAGCGCCTGTCGCGCTGGCCCGGCAGCGAGCGGTTGACGCTGCTGTTCGAGCCGGGGCGCTCCATCGCCGCCAATGCCGGTGTGCTGCTGACCCGGGTGGAATTTCTCAAGCCCGGCGAGACCAAGAACTTCGCCATCGTCGATGCCGCCATGAACGACCTGATTCGCCCGGCGCTATATCAGGCCTGGCAGGCAATCCTGCCGGTGGATACCCGGCAGCCTCGCGAGACCGATACCTACGACGTGGTCGGCCCGGTCTGCGAGACCGGCGACTTCCTCGGCAAGCAGCGCCGGCTCGCCATCGCCGCCGGCGACCTGCTGGCCGTGCGCTCTGCCGGCGCCTACGGTTTCGTCATGGCCTCGAACTACAACAGCCGCCCGCGTCCTCCGGAGGTCATGGTGGACGGTGATCGCATGCATCTGGTGCGTCGTCGCGAGCGACTCGAGGATCTCTGGGCGGGCGAGACGACGTTGCCGGACGACGCCATGGCCGGGGGAGATACGTCCTGA
- the dapF gene encoding diaminopimelate epimerase — MLLQFTKMHGLGNDFMVVDLVTQRARLRDEQIRDLADRRFGIGFDQLLVVEPPRDPDMDFRYRIYNADGSEVENCGNGARCFARFVLDQRLTHKREIHVETAGGPLTLVVGDDGRVSVDMGKPRFAPQDLPFEADGDRPLHDLEVDGQQISIGVASLGNPHAVLRVDDVTTAPVATLGPAIEGHPRFPRRVNAGFMQVVSAHEIRLRVYERGVGETLACGTGACAAVACGIRQGLLESPVTVHLPGGELRIDWPDIEANLIMTGPAERVFEGRVAIN; from the coding sequence ATGTTGCTGCAGTTCACCAAGATGCATGGCCTGGGCAACGATTTCATGGTCGTCGACCTGGTCACCCAGAGAGCCAGATTGCGCGACGAGCAGATCCGCGATCTGGCCGACCGACGCTTCGGCATAGGTTTCGACCAGTTGCTGGTGGTCGAGCCGCCCCGCGACCCGGACATGGACTTCCGCTACCGGATCTACAACGCTGACGGTAGCGAAGTGGAAAACTGCGGCAACGGCGCCCGCTGCTTCGCGCGCTTCGTGCTCGACCAGCGCCTGACCCACAAGCGGGAGATTCACGTCGAGACCGCCGGCGGCCCGCTGACCCTGGTCGTCGGAGATGACGGCCGCGTCAGCGTGGACATGGGCAAGCCGCGCTTCGCCCCGCAGGACCTGCCCTTCGAGGCGGACGGCGATCGCCCCCTTCACGACCTGGAAGTGGACGGCCAGCAAATCTCGATCGGCGTGGCCTCGCTGGGCAACCCGCATGCCGTGCTGCGCGTGGATGACGTGACGACCGCCCCGGTGGCGACCCTGGGGCCGGCCATCGAGGGACATCCTCGCTTCCCCAGGCGCGTCAACGCCGGTTTCATGCAGGTCGTGTCCGCGCACGAGATCCGCTTGAGGGTCTACGAGCGGGGCGTCGGCGAGACCCTGGCCTGCGGTACCGGTGCCTGCGCCGCCGTGGCCTGCGGCATCCGCCAGGGCCTGCTCGAGAGCCCGGTGACCGTGCACCTGCCCGGCGGCGAATTGAGGATCGACTGGCCGGATATCGAGGCTAACCTGATCATGACAGGCCCCGCCGAGCGCGTCTTCGAGGGACGCGTGGCCATCAACTGA
- the yihA gene encoding ribosome biogenesis GTP-binding protein YihA/YsxC — MSRLNYQAARFLTSAPTLAQCPADTGAEVAFAGRSNAGKSSAINVLTRQKALARTSKTPGRTQLINFFTLGDDTELRLVDLPGYGYAKVPDSVKLEWQRHLADYLQRRTSLRGLVLLMDVRHPLTEFDQTMLGWADEQDMPVHILLTKADKLKSGAAKNALQQVRSQLREWEDLVSIQLFSALKKQGIEEVHARLDDWLLSEAPTS; from the coding sequence ATGTCGCGACTCAATTACCAGGCCGCCCGTTTTCTCACCAGTGCCCCGACCCTGGCGCAATGCCCGGCGGACACGGGAGCCGAGGTCGCCTTCGCCGGTCGCTCCAACGCCGGCAAGTCCAGCGCCATCAACGTCCTGACGCGCCAGAAGGCCCTGGCGCGAACCTCCAAGACCCCCGGTCGCACCCAGTTGATCAACTTCTTCACGCTGGGCGACGACACCGAGCTGCGTCTGGTCGACCTGCCTGGTTATGGGTATGCCAAGGTGCCCGATTCCGTCAAGCTGGAGTGGCAACGCCATCTGGCCGATTACCTGCAACGTCGCACCTCGTTGCGTGGCCTGGTGCTGCTGATGGACGTACGTCATCCGCTCACCGAATTCGACCAGACCATGCTCGGCTGGGCCGACGAGCAGGACATGCCCGTGCACATCCTGCTGACCAAGGCCGACAAGCTGAAAAGCGGCGCCGCCAAGAACGCCCTGCAGCAGGTACGCTCCCAGCTTCGCGAATGGGAGGACCTGGTGTCCATCCAGTTGTTCTCGGCGCTCAAGAAGCAGGGCATCGAGGAGGTGCATGCGCGCCTGGACGACTGGCTGCTGAGTGAAGCACCTACCAGCTAG
- a CDS encoding c-type cytochrome, with translation MRQLLASLIMLMAAWNASAADTVTQADTDAGREKAQPCAACHGQTGISPSGLFPNLAGQKASYLVKQLEEIRDGERKVPQMTGQLDGFSDQDIRNVAAFYAEQEPALGQADPDEALVAHGRELYRAGDLERGLPACSACHTPTGAGIGSAAYPALSGQKTDYTIAALKAFAEGSRDNDPNAIMRDIAAKLSERDMNALANYVLGLH, from the coding sequence ATGAGACAGCTACTGGCAAGCCTGATCATGCTCATGGCCGCATGGAACGCCTCCGCAGCGGACACTGTCACGCAAGCGGATACCGACGCCGGTCGCGAGAAGGCGCAGCCCTGTGCCGCCTGCCACGGCCAGACCGGCATCAGCCCCTCCGGCCTGTTTCCCAACCTCGCCGGCCAGAAGGCCTCCTACCTGGTCAAGCAGCTCGAGGAGATCCGTGACGGCGAGCGCAAGGTGCCGCAGATGACCGGGCAGTTGGACGGCTTCTCCGACCAGGACATTCGCAACGTGGCCGCCTTCTACGCCGAGCAGGAACCGGCGCTGGGCCAGGCCGATCCCGACGAGGCACTGGTCGCCCACGGTCGCGAACTCTATCGCGCCGGTGACCTAGAACGCGGGCTACCCGCCTGCAGCGCCTGCCATACGCCCACCGGGGCCGGTATCGGCAGCGCCGCCTACCCGGCATTGTCGGGCCAGAAGACCGACTATACCATCGCCGCCTTGAAGGCTTTTGCCGAAGGGAGCCGCGACAACGATCCCAACGCCATCATGCGTGACATCGCCGCCAAGTTGAGCGAACGTGACATGAATGCCCTGGCCAACTATGTGCTCGGCCTGCATTGA
- a CDS encoding DUF484 family protein: protein MTRAVPEPRKTLDPDVVAQWLARHPDFFVGREGLLQQLRVPHPEARGATSLLERLVIDLRSRAEHAEGRLEQLLDSARHNEAQYRRTRELILALLEAEDGDALGQALATQLSERFQTPAVALWCPPSLTDREPRPPQAPRHVLDEHTAQRLSALLDDRTSRCTRLTRSDWQRLLPHAAAPEKSGSCALTRLAVGEPLGYLVLASPSPDHFRASMDTLFTEYVGDVVARLLVRLTPSDHG, encoded by the coding sequence ATGACACGAGCCGTCCCCGAGCCGCGCAAGACCCTGGACCCGGATGTCGTGGCCCAGTGGCTGGCCCGGCATCCCGACTTCTTCGTCGGCCGTGAAGGCCTGTTGCAGCAACTCCGGGTCCCCCATCCCGAGGCCCGGGGCGCAACCTCCCTGCTCGAGCGCCTGGTCATCGACCTGCGCAGCCGCGCCGAACATGCCGAGGGTCGTCTCGAGCAGTTGCTGGACTCCGCCCGCCACAACGAGGCTCAGTATCGTCGCACGCGCGAATTGATCCTGGCGCTGCTGGAAGCCGAGGACGGCGATGCCCTCGGGCAGGCCCTGGCCACCCAGTTGAGCGAGCGTTTCCAGACACCGGCCGTGGCCCTCTGGTGCCCGCCCAGCCTGACCGACCGCGAGCCCCGGCCGCCCCAGGCGCCGCGCCATGTCCTCGACGAACACACGGCACAGCGCCTGTCTGCCCTGCTCGACGATCGCACCAGCCGCTGCACCCGGCTGACGCGCTCCGACTGGCAGCGCCTGCTGCCCCATGCCGCGGCGCCCGAGAAGAGCGGTTCCTGCGCGCTGACGCGACTCGCCGTGGGCGAGCCGCTGGGTTACCTGGTGCTGGCCAGCCCCTCGCCGGATCACTTCCGCGCCAGCATGGACACCCTGTTCACCGAATACGTCGGCGACGTGGTGGCCCGACTGCTGGTGCGGCTGACACCCTCGGATCATGGCTAG